The region CCTCACCGAGGAGCTCGCCGAGCTTTCCGTGCGGGCGGCCCAGGCCGTGGGGGGCGGGGTGGTGGCCATCGACCTCTTTGAGTCCGAGCGGGGGCTTTTGGTGAACGAGGTGAACCACACCATGGAGTTCAAGAACTCGGTGCACACCACGGGGGTGGACATCCCCGGGGAGATCCTGCGCTACGCCTGGGAGGTGGCCCGTGGATAGGAGGACGATCTCCATCGTGGGGGCCTCGGGGTACGCCGGAGGGGAGTTCTTGCGCCTGGCCCTTTCCCACCCCTATTTGGAGGTGAAGCAGGTGACCTCGAGGCGCTTCGCCGGGGAGCCCGTGCACTTCGTCCACCCTAACCTCCGGGGGAGAACGAGCCTCAAGTTCATCCCCCCGGAAAAGCTGGAGCCCGCAGACATCCTGGTCCTGGCCCTGCCCCACGGGGTCTTGGCCCGGGAGTTTGACCGCTACGCCGCCTTGGCCCCCATCCTCCTAGACCTCTCCGCCGACTTCCGCCTGAAGGACCTCGAGCTCTACCGCAAGTACTACGGGGACCACCCCAGGCCCGACCTCCTGGGCCGCTTCGTCTACGCCGTCCCCGAGCTCCACCGGGAGGCCCTAAAGGGGGCGGACTGGATGGCGGGGGCGGGGTGCAACGCCACCGCCACCCTCCTTGGGCTCTACCCCCTCCTCAAAGGGGGGGTGCTGAAGCCCTCGCCCATCTTCGTCACCCTCCTCATCTCCACCTCCGCCGCCGGGGCCGAGGCTACCCCGGCAAGCCACCACCCGGAAAGGGCGGGCTCCCTCCGGGTCTACAAGCCCACGGGCCACCGCCACACCGCCGAGGTGGTGGAAAACCTCCCCGGCCGCCCCGAGGTCCACCTCACCGCCATCGCCACCGACCGGGTGCGGGGCATCCTCATGACCGCCCAGTGCTTTTTGCAGGACGGCTGGAGCGAGCGGGACGTGTGGCAGGCCTACCGCGAGGCCTACGGGACCGAGCCCTTTGTCCGCCTCGTCAAGCAGAAGAAGGGCATTCACCGCTATCCCGACCCCCGGTTCGTCCAGGGCACCAACTACGCCGACATCGGCTTTGAGCTGGAGGAGGACACGGGCAGGCTGGTGGTCATGACCGCCATCGACAACCTGGTGAAGGGCACCGCCGGCCACGCCCTGCAGGCCCTGAACATCCGCATGGGCTGGCCGGAAACCCTGGGCCTGGACTTCCCCGGGCTCCACCCCTAGGAGGCGCACCATGATCGTGGTCAAGGTGGGCGGCGCAGAAGGCATCGACTACGAGGCGGTGGCCAAGGACGCGGCTTCCTTGTGGCGGGAAGGGGTGCGGCTCATCCTGGTCCACGGAGGGAGCAGCGAAACCAACAAGGTGGCGGAGGCCCTGGGCCACCCGCCCCGCTTCCTCACCCATCCCGGGGGGCAGGTGAGCCGCCTCACGGACCGCAGGACCCTGGAGATCTTTGAGATGGTCTACGGCGGCCTGGTGAACAAGCGCCTGGTGGAGCTTTTGCAACGGGAAGGGGCCAACGCCATCGGCCTTTCCGGCTTGGACGGGAGGCTTCTTGTGGGCCGCAGGAAGACTGCGGTGAAGTACGTGGAAGACGGCAAGATCAAGATCCACCGCGGGGACTACACGGGCACGGTGGAGGCGGTGAACCGGGCGCTTTTGGACCTCCTCCTAGGGGCGGGCTACCTCCCCGTCCTCACCCCGCCCGCCCTGAGCTACGAGAACGAGGCCATCAACACCGATGGGGACCAGATCGCTGCCCTCCTCGCCACCACCTACCAAGCGGAGGCCCTGGTCTACCTCTCCAACGTGCCAGGGCTTTTGGCCCGCTACCCGGACGAGGCCAGCCTGGTGCGGGAAATCCCCGTGGAAAAGGTGGAAGACCCCGAGTACCTGGCCCTGGCCCAGGGGCGGATGAAGCGCAAGGTCATGGGGGCGGTGGAGGCGGTGCGGGGTGGGGTAAAGCGGGTGGTCTTTGCCGACGCTCGGGTGGAAAACCCCATCCGGCGCGCCCTAGCGGGGGAGGGCACCGTGGTACGCTAGGCCCATGGCGCGCTTCGCCCTGGTCCTCCACGCCCACCTCCCCTACGTGCGGGCCCATGGGGTCTGGCCCTTTGGGGAGGAAACCCTTTACGAGGCCATGGCCGAAACCTACCTGCCCCTATTGCGGGCCTTGGAAAGGCTTTGGCAAGAAGGGGTGGAGGCCCGCTTCACCTTGGGGATTACCCCCATCCTGGCGGAGCAGCTGGCGGATCTTCGCATCCGCCAAGGGTTTTCCGCCTATGCCAAAGACCGCTTGGAGCGGGCCCAAGGGGACTACCTCCGCTACCAGGGCACCCACCTGGAAAAAAGCGCCCGCCACCAGGTGGCCTTCTGGGAACTCACCCTGGACCACTTCCATTCCCTTTCCGGGGAGCTCCTGCCCGCCTTCCGCCGGGCCCAGGACCGGGGGCAGGTGGAGCTCATTGCCTCCAACGCCACCCACGGCTACTCGCCCCTCCTCGGCTACGACGAGGCCCTTTGGGCCCAGATCAAGACCGGGGTGGCCACCCACCGCCGCCACTTCGCCCAGCACCCCACGGGCTTTTGGCTCCCCGAGATGGCCTACCGTCCCAAGGGGCCTTGGAAGCCTCCGGTGGAAGGCCCTCCAGAGGGGCCTAGGGCTGGGGTGGATGAGCTCTTGATGCGGGCGGGTATCCGCTACACCTTCGTGGACGCCCACCTGGTCCAGGGGGGTAAGCCCCTTTCCCCCTATGGGGAGGCCAGCTTGGGGCCGGTGGAAAGCGGGGAGGCCACCTTTTACGTGCACGAGCTGGAGTCGGGGCTTCGGGTTCTCGCCCGCAATCTGGAAACGTCCCTCCAGGTTTGGAGTGCCGACTACGGCTACCCGGGGGAAGGCCTTTACCGCGAGTTCCACCGCAAGGACCCCCTTTCCGGCCTCCACCACTGGCGGGTTACCCACCGCCAGGCGGACTTGGCCGCCAAGGCCCCCTATGACCCCGAGGCGGCCTTCGCCAAGGTGCGGGAGCACGCCGCCCACTTCGTGGCCCTGGTGGCCCACCTCGCCCGCCGCCATCCCCATGGGGTCATCCTGGCCCCTTACGACGCCGAGCTTTTCGGCCACTGGTGGTACGAGGGGGTGGCTTGGCTCGAGGAGGTGTTGCGGCGCCTGGCCCGGGCAGAAGGGGTGAAGGCGGTGACGGCCAAGGAGGCGGTGCAGGGGCCCGCCGTGCGCACCGCCTTACCCGAGGGGTCCTGGGGCCGGGGCGGGGACCATCGGGTCTGGCTCAACGAGGCCACCTGGGACTACTGGCGGCAGGTCTACCGGGCGGAAAGGGCCATGCGGGAGGCGGTGCGGCGGGGAGTGCTGCCGTCCCAGGTGCTGCAGCAGGCCATGCGGGAGCTTCTCCTTCTGGAGGCTTCCGATTGGCCTTTCCTCATAGACACCGGCCAGGCCAAGGAGTACGCCGAGGAGCGGTACCGGGCCCACGCCGAGCGCTTCTTCCGCCTTCTGAGAGGGGTTTCCCCGGAGGAGCTAAAGGAGCTCGAGGAGCGGGACAACCCCTTTCCCGAGGCGGACTTCAGGCTTTACCAGGAGCTAGGATAAGGCTGTGGTCCGGCACGCCATCCTCCAGTTCCGGCCGGAAAAGGGAAGGTTGCGGGAGAGCCTGGCCCGCCTCAAGGAGGCCCTAAGCCTCCTCAGGCCCCATGCCCCCGAGGTGGTGGTCCTCCCCGAAACCGCCCTCACCGGCTACTTCCTGCAAGGTGGGGTGCGGGAGCTTGCCCTGACCCGCCACGAGCTCTTGGAGCTTCTCTCCCAGGTGCACCGGGAGGTGGGCTGGGAGGGGCTTTTGGACGTGGTGGTGGGATTTTACGAGCGGGACGAGGGGGCTTACTACAACAGCGCCGCCTACTTGGAGCTTCCCCACCGGGTGGTCCACGTTCATCGCAAGGTCTTCCTCCCCACCTACGGGGTCTTTGATGAGGAGCGCTATCTGGCCCGGGGGCGGCGGGTGGAGGCCTTTAACACCCGTTTCGGCCGGGCCGCCATCCTCATCTGCGAGGACTTCTGGCACTCCGTCACCGCCACCATCGCTGCCCTGGACGGGGCGGAGGTCATCTACGTGCCGGCGGCAAGCCCGGCCAGGGGCTTCCAGGGGGAGCGCCCGGAGAACGTGGCCCGCTGGCGCACCCTGGCCCAGGCGGTGGCGGCGGAGCACGGGGTCTACGTGGTCCTGGCCAGCCTGGTGGGGTTTGAGGGGGGGAAGGGGATGAGCGGGGGGAGCCTGGTGGCGGGCCCCGAGGGGCGGATTCTGGCCGAGGCGCCCCTTTTTGAGGAGGCGGCCTTGCTCTTCCTCCTGGACCGGGAGCGGATCCCCCCGGTGCGCTACGATAGCCCCCTCCTTTCCGACCTCGAGGCGGGCCTACCCCTTCTGCTCCCCGACCTCACCCGGGTTCTCAACGGGAGGCGGCATGAGGCTTCTTGAGGCGCCAAAGGCGCACGAGGTGTTGGAGCTCAACTGGCCCCTGGTGGCGGACTTCCTCACCCGCTTCATCCGGGAGGAGCTGGCCTGGCGGGGGTACGCCAAGGCCCTGGTGGCGGTCTCGGGGGGGGTGGACTCCGCCACCACCTTGGCCCTGGCGGTGCGGGCCCTGGGGCCGGAGAACGTCCACGCCCTTTTCCTGCCCCATCGGGACTCGAGTCCCCTTTCCCGGGAGCACGCCCACCTGGTGGCCCAGACCTTTGGTGTGGCCCTGGAGGAGGTGGACATCACCCCCATGGTGGAGGGGTACGCCGCCCTTACCCCCGACCTCACCCCCCACCGCAAGGGGAACGTCATGGCCCGGGCCCGGATGATCGTTCTCTTCGATAAGTCCGAGGCCTACAAGGCCCTCCCCCTGGGCACGGGCAACAAGACGGAGCGCCTTTTCGGCTACTTTACCTGGCACGGGGACGACACCCCCCCCGTGAACCCCTTGGGGGACCTCTACAAGACCCAGGTCTGGCGCTTGGCGGAGTACCTGCGGGTGCCCGAGGCGGTGGTGAAAAAGCCCCCCACCGCCGACCTCATCCCCGGCCAGACGGACGAGGGGGACCTGGGGGTGCGCTACCT is a window of Thermus sp. LT1-2-5 DNA encoding:
- the argC gene encoding N-acetyl-gamma-glutamyl-phosphate reductase, giving the protein MDRRTISIVGASGYAGGEFLRLALSHPYLEVKQVTSRRFAGEPVHFVHPNLRGRTSLKFIPPEKLEPADILVLALPHGVLAREFDRYAALAPILLDLSADFRLKDLELYRKYYGDHPRPDLLGRFVYAVPELHREALKGADWMAGAGCNATATLLGLYPLLKGGVLKPSPIFVTLLISTSAAGAEATPASHHPERAGSLRVYKPTGHRHTAEVVENLPGRPEVHLTAIATDRVRGILMTAQCFLQDGWSERDVWQAYREAYGTEPFVRLVKQKKGIHRYPDPRFVQGTNYADIGFELEEDTGRLVVMTAIDNLVKGTAGHALQALNIRMGWPETLGLDFPGLHP
- a CDS encoding [LysW]-aminoadipate kinase: MIVVKVGGAEGIDYEAVAKDAASLWREGVRLILVHGGSSETNKVAEALGHPPRFLTHPGGQVSRLTDRRTLEIFEMVYGGLVNKRLVELLQREGANAIGLSGLDGRLLVGRRKTAVKYVEDGKIKIHRGDYTGTVEAVNRALLDLLLGAGYLPVLTPPALSYENEAINTDGDQIAALLATTYQAEALVYLSNVPGLLARYPDEASLVREIPVEKVEDPEYLALAQGRMKRKVMGAVEAVRGGVKRVVFADARVENPIRRALAGEGTVVR
- a CDS encoding nitrilase-related carbon-nitrogen hydrolase; the encoded protein is MVRHAILQFRPEKGRLRESLARLKEALSLLRPHAPEVVVLPETALTGYFLQGGVRELALTRHELLELLSQVHREVGWEGLLDVVVGFYERDEGAYYNSAAYLELPHRVVHVHRKVFLPTYGVFDEERYLARGRRVEAFNTRFGRAAILICEDFWHSVTATIAALDGAEVIYVPAASPARGFQGERPENVARWRTLAQAVAAEHGVYVVLASLVGFEGGKGMSGGSLVAGPEGRILAEAPLFEEAALLFLLDRERIPPVRYDSPLLSDLEAGLPLLLPDLTRVLNGRRHEAS
- a CDS encoding 1,4-alpha-glucan branching protein → MARFALVLHAHLPYVRAHGVWPFGEETLYEAMAETYLPLLRALERLWQEGVEARFTLGITPILAEQLADLRIRQGFSAYAKDRLERAQGDYLRYQGTHLEKSARHQVAFWELTLDHFHSLSGELLPAFRRAQDRGQVELIASNATHGYSPLLGYDEALWAQIKTGVATHRRHFAQHPTGFWLPEMAYRPKGPWKPPVEGPPEGPRAGVDELLMRAGIRYTFVDAHLVQGGKPLSPYGEASLGPVESGEATFYVHELESGLRVLARNLETSLQVWSADYGYPGEGLYREFHRKDPLSGLHHWRVTHRQADLAAKAPYDPEAAFAKVREHAAHFVALVAHLARRHPHGVILAPYDAELFGHWWYEGVAWLEEVLRRLARAEGVKAVTAKEAVQGPAVRTALPEGSWGRGGDHRVWLNEATWDYWRQVYRAERAMREAVRRGVLPSQVLQQAMRELLLLEASDWPFLIDTGQAKEYAEERYRAHAERFFRLLRGVSPEELKELEERDNPFPEADFRLYQELG
- a CDS encoding NAD+ synthase, coding for MRLLEAPKAHEVLELNWPLVADFLTRFIREELAWRGYAKALVAVSGGVDSATTLALAVRALGPENVHALFLPHRDSSPLSREHAHLVAQTFGVALEEVDITPMVEGYAALTPDLTPHRKGNVMARARMIVLFDKSEAYKALPLGTGNKTERLFGYFTWHGDDTPPVNPLGDLYKTQVWRLAEYLRVPEAVVKKPPTADLIPGQTDEGDLGVRYLRADVILEHYLKGYPDAYILSLGYTEEEVRRVKERVNRTHWKRALPTVALLSSTAIGEFYLRPLDFRL